From a region of the Phaseolus vulgaris cultivar G19833 chromosome 6, P. vulgaris v2.0, whole genome shotgun sequence genome:
- the LOC137832461 gene encoding uncharacterized protein — translation MSDSDEISFSGEDNIVKPQKSGEVGIDVAEAELQSLGELDKTQKRKIYIGAASGNWSEAYSEIHSCWWRIPLNDVGITALDVAMRMEQTAFVEKLVERMKKEEDMKKAFCLAAITGNVKIAKILLLKNASLLWIRDQNDMLPIQLASSAGHIRMTEFLFEKTSEDKEKELSFPDIQKLFIFTINNNIYTVTSKLLERESKLITVQNEERLPALEMLPPFLCKDTVGHQDSVGSAYNGREKEKDTISAQLSKAMFNAAKSGNAKILGLLLNSYPDFLFEVNSFKQSLLHIAILHRQKSVYNLILKKEAANILTQLVDSKGNNVLHLAAEMKQAKKQSRLSTHYVLMSNEDKWFQDVDKIVPPAMKTMRNKEGLTPKQLFYQGHEVLHKESISKLQATANTLLVVTTLVITLGISGGMTVPVEDIDSTRTPFFAKKIWYTLFFLSLAFGTCCCVSSMLFYSSVILPQSWAIPKEESVQLQQTKLVCGNVSLFGSIALMFTALVSGCVLTFEFLSSWILYFIYALGLVALVVHLTLDYNRWIDNLQLMLAYLEDDPPKWTIILWPICKIIRLFLTFVEKKA, via the exons ATGTCAGACTCAGATGAAATTTCCTTCTCAGGCGAAGATAACATTGTGAAGCCTCAGA AGAGTGGAGAAGTGGGCATTGATGTGGCTGAAGCAGAACTACAATCACTGGGGGAGCTAGACA AAACgcaaaaaaggaaaatatatatAGGAGCAGCTTCTGGAAATTGGAGTGAGGCTTATTCTGAAATTCATTCTTGTTGGTGGCGAATTCCATTAAACGATGTTGGAATAACAGCCCTAGACGTTGCAATGAGAATGGAACAAACTGCTTTTGTAGAAAAGTTGGTGGAACGtatgaagaaagaagaagatatGAAAAAGGCCTTTTGTTTGGCAGCGATAACTGGAAATGTGAAAATTGCTAAAATTCTGCTTCTCAAGAATGCAAGTTTGCTATGGATTAGAGACCAAAACGATATGCTTCCAATTCAATTAGCATCTTCTGCTGGGCACATTCGAATGACAGAATTCTTATTTGAAAAGACTTCAGAAGACAAAGAAAAAGAGCTATCCTTCCCAGACATTCAGAAGCTATTTATCTTCACCATCAACAACAATATTTACA CCGTCACATCAAAATTATTGGAAAGGGAATCAAAATTGATTACTGTTCAAAACGAAGAGAGGTTGCCAGCTCTGGAAATGCTTCCTCCAT TCCTTTGCAAGGATACGGTTGGCCATCAAGATAGTGTAGGTTCGGCGTATAATGGAAGGGAAAAGGAGAAAGATACTATCAGTGCACAATTGTCAAAAGCAATGTTCAATGCAGCAAAATCAGGAAACGCTAAAATTTTGGGACTTCTTTTGAACTCCTATCCTGATTTTCTATTTGAAGTGAATTCCTTCAAACAAAGTTTACTTCACATAGCTATTCTACATCGACAAAAATCCGTATACAATCTAATATTAAAGAAGGAGGCTGCAAATATTCTGACACAACTAGTTGATTCTAAGGGTAACAATGTTCTTCACTTAGCTGCAGAGATGAAACAAGCTAAAAAACAATCCAGATTATCAACACACTATGTTCTAATGAGTAATGAGGATAAATGGTTTCAG GACGTGGATAAAATAGTTCCACCTGCAATGAAAACTATGAGAAACAAGGAAGGTTTAACTCCTAAACAACTGTTCTATCAAGGACATGAAGTGTTGCACAAAGAATCAATATCAAAACTGCAAGCTACGGCAAATACATTGTTAGTGGTAACAACTCTCGTCATCACCCTAGGGATCAGCGGAGGTATGACCGTTCCTGTTGAGGATATTGATAGTACACGTACTCCCTTTTTTGCAAAAAAGATATGGTATACGCTTTTCTTTCTATCGCTTGCATTTGGAACGTGTTGTTGTGTTTCGTCTATGTTATTCTACTCTTCAGTTATTCTTCCTCAATCTTGGGCAATACCAAAGGAAGAGTCTGTTCAGTTGCAGCAAACAAAGTTGGTCTGTGGGAATGTGTCACTTTTCGGCTCAATTGCACTCATGTTTACTGCTCTAGTTTCCGGTTGCGTATTGACCTTTGAATTCTTATCCAGTTGGATCCTTTATTTCATTTATGCACTTGGTTTAGTGGCATTGGTTGTGCATCTTACACTTGATTATAACCGATGGATTGACAACTTACAATTAATGCTAGCTTATTTGGAGGATGATCCACCGAAGTGGACGATAATATTATGGCCAATCTGTAAGATAATTCGTCTCTTCCTCACTTTCGTAGAGAAAAAAGCTTAA